Proteins from a genomic interval of Lolium perenne isolate Kyuss_39 chromosome 1, Kyuss_2.0, whole genome shotgun sequence:
- the LOC139835107 gene encoding uncharacterized protein, translating into MQRFHVKGKLAPRYIGPFKVLGRRGEVSYQLELPAELSEFHDVFHVSQLRKCLQVPDKPEVFKNIDHRSIGLNQDLTYREKPLRILEEAVRVTRRRKIKFFKVQWSNHSEEEATWEREDYLRSEFPYLFSS; encoded by the coding sequence ATGCAGCGTTTCCATGTCAAGGGCAAGTTGGCACCAAGGTACATTGGTCCTTTCAAGGTCCTTGGTCGCCgtggagaagtctcatatcaactggagctacctgcAGAATTGTCAGAgtttcatgatgtcttccatgtctcccaactccGCAAATGCCTCCAAGTACCCGACAAGcctgaagtattcaagaacatcgaccaccgcTCTATCGGCCTAAACCAGGATTTAACTTACCGCGAGAAACCACTTCGAATCCTGGAAGAAGCCGTAAGGGTCACTCGGAGAAGAAAAATCAAGTTTTTCAAGGTTCAGTGGAGTAACCATTCTGAggaggaagccacctgggaacgtgaGGATTATCTTCGGAGCGAGTTCCCTTACCTCTTCAGCTCTTAG